In Zobellia roscoffensis, the following are encoded in one genomic region:
- a CDS encoding NADH:ubiquinone reductase (Na(+)-transporting) subunit B, with protein sequence MSDKRLTFKKRLHILKHHYRGKKMAPAFNALHTFLFAPDETTHSGSHVRAADDLKRTMNTVIMALVPVLLFSMFNAGYQHYSAINGFPENFSLMENFLTWDNFWIGIIKVLPLVVVSYGVGLVVEFIFAVIKGHEVEEGYLVTGMLVPLIVPIDTPLWMLAVAVVFGVVIGKEVFGGTGMNILNPALTIRAFLFFAYPTWMSGDKVWVYEAVERAGGPDAISGETILGYLAQNKGAEMSYSISDMFFGFIPGSVGETSTFLILLGGLFLIFSKIASWRIMLSAVIGSLVMGLIFNGVVDAGWIGETSKFYGLMSFDFWQHLIVGGLAFGIVYMATDPVTGAQTNRGKWFYGFFIGFLSVMIRVFNPAYPEGVFLAILLMNVFAPTIDHYVVRGNVKRRMKRLKNATILPKDSAGKANELHAETV encoded by the coding sequence ATGAGTGATAAAAGACTGACTTTCAAAAAAAGGCTGCACATTTTAAAGCACCATTATCGCGGTAAAAAAATGGCACCTGCATTTAATGCACTGCATACGTTTTTGTTTGCTCCAGATGAGACTACCCATTCGGGTTCTCATGTTAGGGCAGCAGATGATTTAAAGCGTACCATGAACACGGTTATAATGGCCTTGGTTCCGGTTTTGCTTTTTTCAATGTTCAACGCAGGGTATCAGCATTATTCCGCAATTAACGGATTTCCGGAGAATTTTTCATTAATGGAGAATTTCCTTACTTGGGATAATTTCTGGATCGGAATTATAAAGGTGCTTCCGTTGGTAGTGGTATCATACGGAGTGGGGCTTGTAGTTGAGTTCATCTTCGCGGTTATCAAAGGGCACGAAGTGGAGGAAGGCTACTTGGTTACCGGTATGTTGGTTCCGTTAATTGTTCCAATAGATACACCACTTTGGATGTTGGCGGTAGCAGTTGTTTTCGGTGTTGTCATCGGTAAAGAAGTATTTGGTGGTACGGGAATGAATATTCTTAACCCGGCCTTGACCATTAGGGCATTCCTTTTCTTTGCTTATCCTACTTGGATGAGTGGAGATAAAGTATGGGTGTACGAAGCTGTTGAACGTGCTGGTGGTCCAGATGCTATTTCTGGTGAGACTATTTTAGGGTATTTAGCGCAGAATAAAGGGGCGGAGATGTCTTATTCTATTTCTGATATGTTCTTTGGCTTTATTCCTGGTTCAGTAGGTGAAACTTCAACATTCTTAATCCTTTTAGGAGGGTTGTTCTTAATCTTTAGTAAAATAGCTAGCTGGCGTATTATGCTAAGTGCCGTAATAGGTTCTTTGGTAATGGGCTTGATATTTAACGGGGTTGTTGATGCAGGTTGGATTGGAGAAACCAGTAAATTTTACGGTTTAATGAGTTTTGATTTCTGGCAGCATCTTATTGTTGGTGGTTTAGCTTTTGGTATTGTCTATATGGCAACTGATCCTGTTACGGGCGCTCAGACCAACCGAGGTAAGTGGTTCTATGGTTTCTTTATCGGTTTCCTTTCGGTAATGATTCGTGTATTTAACCCAGCGTATCCAGAGGGTGTTTTCTTGGCGATTCTTTTAATGAACGTATTTGCACCAACAATTGACCATTATGTGGTTCGTGGAAACGTAAAACGTAGAATGAAACGATTGAAAAATGCAACCATCTTGCCAAAAGATTCAGCTGGCAAGGCAAATGAACTTCACGCAGAAACCGTATAA
- a CDS encoding Na(+)-translocating NADH-quinone reductase subunit C, with the protein MAINTDKNSYTVVFAAVMVVIVGSILAFMSSSLKDRITENERFEKQQNILYAMGVNDNVDEGSVNFVSTDEVEGEFKSYIKEQLVIEGDKITENDEAYLIDMKKQMAIAGKGETPKLPLMIGEKDGKKYYIIPMYGKGLWDAIWGFIALDDKMVVQGVYFDHKGETPGLGANIKQRYFMDDFTGESILKGTEYAGIAVAKGNNDPLNNTKDDNEVDALAGATITGNGVSAMIKESLNLYKDYLQTVSAK; encoded by the coding sequence ATGGCAATCAATACAGATAAAAATTCATACACCGTTGTTTTTGCTGCCGTTATGGTGGTGATAGTAGGGTCTATTCTTGCTTTTATGTCTTCGAGCTTAAAAGATAGAATAACCGAAAACGAACGGTTCGAAAAACAACAGAACATTCTTTACGCCATGGGTGTAAATGATAATGTTGATGAGGGAAGTGTAAATTTTGTTTCAACCGATGAGGTAGAAGGAGAGTTTAAATCATACATCAAAGAGCAATTGGTTATTGAAGGTGATAAAATCACAGAAAATGACGAAGCTTATTTGATAGATATGAAAAAGCAAATGGCTATCGCTGGTAAAGGTGAAACGCCTAAGCTACCGTTAATGATAGGCGAGAAAGATGGTAAGAAGTACTACATCATTCCAATGTACGGAAAAGGACTTTGGGATGCTATTTGGGGCTTTATTGCACTAGACGACAAAATGGTGGTACAAGGTGTTTACTTTGATCACAAGGGGGAAACTCCAGGTTTAGGTGCAAACATCAAGCAACGTTATTTTATGGATGACTTTACAGGAGAAAGCATTCTTAAAGGTACCGAATATGCTGGTATCGCTGTTGCCAAAGGTAACAATGACCCTTTGAACAACACTAAGGATGATAATGAAGTAGATGCTTTAGCTGGGGCCACTATTACTGGTAACGGTGTTTCTGCTATGATTAAAGAGAGCTTGAATCTCTATAAAGACTATTTACAAACCGTTAGCGCAAAATAA
- a CDS encoding NADH:ubiquinone reductase (Na(+)-transporting) subunit D: MALLTKKDASLITDPLADNNPITIQVLGICSALAITAELKASIVMAIAVMFVLGAGNVVISLMRNIIPSKIRIIVQLIVVATLVIVVDQVLKAFAYELSKTLSVFVGLIITNCIIMGRFEAFALANGPWRSFLDGIGNSLGYGVILIIVGFFRELLGSGTLLGYKVLGDPIAKTGLYATGYENNGFMIIPPAALIVVGIIIWVQRSRNPALVEDN; encoded by the coding sequence ATGGCACTATTGACAAAAAAAGATGCAAGTTTAATAACGGATCCGTTAGCGGATAATAACCCAATTACCATTCAGGTATTGGGTATTTGTTCCGCTTTGGCAATTACTGCAGAACTAAAAGCTTCAATTGTTATGGCTATTGCTGTAATGTTCGTTTTAGGTGCGGGTAACGTGGTAATCTCATTAATGAGAAATATCATTCCTTCAAAAATTAGGATTATTGTTCAGCTAATTGTTGTTGCTACTTTGGTTATTGTAGTGGATCAAGTGCTTAAGGCTTTTGCTTACGAACTAAGTAAAACCTTATCCGTATTTGTTGGTTTGATTATTACCAATTGTATAATTATGGGTCGTTTTGAAGCCTTCGCCTTAGCAAATGGACCTTGGAGATCCTTTTTAGATGGGATAGGCAATTCGCTTGGTTATGGTGTTATATTAATAATCGTAGGTTTTTTCAGAGAGCTTCTGGGTTCAGGAACACTTTTAGGCTATAAAGTTTTGGGTGATCCGATTGCAAAAACAGGATTATACGCAACAGGTTATGAAAACAACGGATTTATGATTATTCCGCCGGCTGCGCTTATTGTTGTGGGTATTATCATATGGGTACAGCGCTCAAGGAATCCTGCACTGGTAGAAGATAATTAA
- the nqrE gene encoding NADH:ubiquinone reductase (Na(+)-transporting) subunit E: protein MLEHIELFFKSIFIDNMVFAVFLGMCSYLAVSKKVATAVGLGAAVIFVLAVTVPLNWLLDQYLLRDGALVWLGPEYADYNLSFLSFILFIATIATMVQLVEIVVEKFSPSLYNSLGIFLPLIAVNCAILGGSLFMQARDIQTLGLALNYGVSSGIGWFLAILAIAAIREKIRYSNVPAPLRGLGITFIITGLMGIGFQSFGGMLTGGGEEAPAPVEETTAEKVIEKKEIKEEIDSKDVSYNDAINK, encoded by the coding sequence ATGTTAGAGCATATAGAATTATTTTTTAAATCCATCTTTATAGATAACATGGTATTTGCCGTGTTCTTGGGGATGTGTTCTTACCTAGCGGTTTCCAAAAAAGTAGCTACTGCCGTAGGTTTAGGGGCAGCAGTAATCTTTGTACTTGCAGTTACCGTGCCGTTGAACTGGTTGTTAGATCAGTATCTATTAAGAGATGGTGCGTTAGTATGGTTAGGTCCTGAATATGCAGATTACAACTTAAGCTTTCTTTCGTTTATTCTCTTTATAGCAACCATTGCAACAATGGTTCAGCTGGTAGAAATTGTAGTGGAAAAGTTTTCTCCTTCTTTATATAACTCATTGGGTATTTTCTTGCCATTGATTGCGGTAAACTGCGCTATTTTGGGTGGTTCTCTGTTTATGCAAGCTAGAGATATTCAAACTTTGGGTCTGGCACTTAATTATGGGGTCAGCTCCGGTATCGGGTGGTTCTTGGCTATTTTGGCCATTGCCGCTATTCGTGAGAAAATTAGATATTCAAACGTACCTGCTCCATTAAGAGGCTTGGGTATTACTTTTATCATTACTGGTTTAATGGGTATCGGTTTTCAGAGTTTTGGAGGTATGTTAACTGGAGGTGGTGAAGAAGCACCTGCACCAGTTGAAGAAACAACAGCTGAGAAAGTAATTGAGAAGAAAGAAATTAAAGAAGAGATTGACAGTAAAGATGTCTCTTATAACGACGCCATAAACAAATAG
- the nqrF gene encoding NADH:ubiquinone reductase (Na(+)-transporting) subunit F, translating into MLLATSTGGTILITVVAFMILLMVLVALLLFTKEKLSPSGPVTITINGEKKIEVGSGSSLLSTLGNQKVFLPSACGGGGTCIQCECHVLSGGGEALPTETPHFSKRELNAGARLACQVKVKQDMDITIPEEVFGIKKWPAKVVRNYNVASFIKEFVVEIPEDMGYKAGGYIQIEIPECEIKYSDIDITAHPEEHETPDKFQAEWDKFNLWPLVMKNPETVERAYSMASYPAEGREIMLNVRIATPPWDRAKNGWMDVNPGVASSYIFNLKPGDDVTISGPYGEFFINESDSEMLYVGGGAGMAPMRSHLYHLFKTLKTNRKVTYWYGGRSKRELFYLEHFRELERNFPNFKFYLALSEPMEEDNWKVKEDIDAPGDGFVGFIHNCVIDNYLSKHDSPEDIELYFCGPPLMNKAVQKMGEDFGIPDEHIRFDDFGG; encoded by the coding sequence ATGCTATTAGCTACAAGTACTGGAGGAACGATTTTAATCACCGTTGTCGCCTTTATGATACTATTGATGGTCTTGGTGGCCCTTTTATTGTTCACCAAAGAAAAACTGTCTCCATCCGGGCCGGTTACCATTACCATAAACGGAGAAAAGAAAATAGAAGTAGGCTCTGGAAGTTCGTTACTTTCAACCTTGGGTAACCAAAAAGTATTTTTACCGTCAGCATGTGGTGGCGGTGGTACTTGTATTCAGTGCGAATGTCATGTACTTTCCGGTGGAGGTGAAGCGCTTCCAACTGAAACACCTCATTTCTCCAAAAGAGAATTGAATGCAGGTGCTCGTTTGGCCTGTCAGGTGAAAGTAAAGCAGGATATGGATATTACCATTCCTGAAGAGGTATTCGGTATTAAAAAATGGCCAGCCAAGGTAGTGCGTAATTATAACGTAGCTTCTTTTATAAAGGAATTTGTAGTTGAGATTCCTGAGGACATGGGCTATAAAGCTGGTGGTTATATTCAAATTGAAATTCCAGAATGTGAAATTAAATATTCTGATATTGATATTACTGCCCACCCGGAAGAGCATGAAACTCCAGATAAGTTTCAAGCAGAGTGGGACAAATTCAATCTTTGGCCTTTGGTAATGAAAAACCCAGAGACTGTGGAAAGAGCTTATTCTATGGCTTCTTACCCAGCAGAAGGTAGAGAGATTATGTTGAACGTTCGTATTGCGACTCCACCATGGGATCGTGCTAAGAATGGTTGGATGGATGTTAACCCTGGTGTTGCTTCATCTTATATCTTCAACTTGAAACCTGGTGATGATGTTACTATTTCAGGTCCTTACGGTGAATTCTTCATCAATGAGTCGGATTCTGAAATGCTTTATGTAGGTGGTGGTGCAGGTATGGCGCCAATGCGTTCGCACTTATACCACTTGTTCAAAACCTTAAAGACGAATAGAAAAGTTACATATTGGTACGGTGGTCGGTCTAAAAGAGAACTTTTCTATTTGGAGCACTTTAGAGAATTGGAAAGAAACTTCCCTAATTTTAAATTCTACTTGGCACTTTCTGAGCCAATGGAAGAGGACAATTGGAAAGTTAAAGAAGATATAGACGCTCCAGGTGACGGTTTTGTAGGTTTTATCCATAACTGTGTTATTGATAACTATTTAAGCAAGCATGATTCTCCAGAAGATATTGAGCTTTATTTCTGTGGACCTCCATTGATGAACAAAGCTGTGCAAAAAATGGGTGAAGACTTTGGTATTCCAGATGAGCACATCCGTTTTGATGATTTCGGTGGGTAA
- a CDS encoding Na(+)-translocating NADH-quinone reductase subunit F, giving the protein MGKPLSERELHNLAMNIVGRELESEGFEFMGVNSEPKRNPQFVCLKDKVLHFVVVRYVPHPENPNIYDQVLMKKMKDHADKHEAKTYYAGVGLSNAENSELPVYLNEAYVVDYIGLIEIKDE; this is encoded by the coding sequence ATGGGCAAACCATTATCTGAAAGGGAACTGCATAACTTGGCAATGAATATTGTTGGGCGCGAGCTTGAATCTGAAGGTTTTGAATTTATGGGGGTAAATAGTGAACCCAAAAGAAACCCGCAGTTTGTATGTTTGAAAGATAAGGTGTTACACTTTGTCGTCGTGAGATATGTTCCGCATCCGGAAAACCCAAATATATACGATCAGGTACTTATGAAAAAGATGAAAGATCACGCGGATAAGCATGAGGCTAAAACGTATTACGCAGGAGTGGGACTTTCTAATGCCGAAAATTCAGAGTTGCCGGTATATTTAAACGAGGCTTACGTGGTTGATTATATTGGTTTAATCGAAATAAAAGATGAATAG
- a CDS encoding FAD:protein FMN transferase — protein MNRIIVFLGALYLLSCGGNPSNLVRNEASGGALGTSYNLIYLSHEELDLQKQIDSVFDAINHSLSTYIPASDISKINKGDSTLVVDAMFQEVFKLSQDVHKATNGYFDPTVGALVNAWGFGPEKQIQMDSTRVDSLLQYVGFDKVKLTDANTIKKSNPNIYFDFNAIAKGYSIDRLAKLMDAYRVDNYLLEVGGELVAKGQNQLKQKPWIVGIDDPTVENARKLKATIRLQDKALASSGNYRHFREDPVTGKKFVHTIDPTTGFTKNANTLAATVLADNCAKADAYATSFMAMELDLVLKLLRTEQELEAYIIFVDEKGEIQEYMTPGFEALIAKD, from the coding sequence ATGAATAGAATTATAGTTTTTCTTGGCGCTTTGTATTTGCTTTCCTGTGGAGGAAACCCTTCTAATTTAGTTAGAAATGAAGCTTCTGGCGGAGCTTTGGGAACCTCTTATAATCTTATCTATTTATCTCATGAAGAGTTGGATCTTCAAAAGCAAATTGATTCTGTCTTTGATGCTATCAATCACTCGTTGTCTACTTATATTCCGGCGTCCGATATTTCTAAAATAAATAAAGGAGATTCTACTTTAGTGGTCGATGCAATGTTTCAAGAAGTATTTAAGCTGTCTCAAGACGTGCATAAGGCTACTAATGGTTATTTTGACCCTACAGTGGGGGCATTGGTCAATGCGTGGGGTTTTGGGCCTGAGAAGCAAATACAGATGGATAGTACACGTGTGGATAGCTTGTTGCAGTATGTTGGTTTTGATAAGGTGAAGTTGACAGATGCAAATACCATTAAAAAGTCAAACCCTAATATCTATTTTGATTTTAATGCTATTGCTAAAGGATATTCTATAGATAGACTAGCAAAGTTGATGGATGCTTATAGAGTTGATAATTATTTGTTGGAAGTAGGAGGGGAGCTGGTTGCAAAAGGACAAAACCAATTGAAGCAAAAACCATGGATTGTTGGTATAGATGATCCAACGGTAGAAAATGCCAGAAAACTTAAAGCAACAATCCGCTTGCAGGATAAGGCATTGGCTTCATCGGGTAATTATAGGCATTTTAGAGAAGATCCTGTTACCGGAAAAAAGTTTGTACATACTATTGACCCCACCACGGGTTTTACGAAGAATGCCAATACACTAGCAGCTACGGTTCTAGCCGATAATTGTGCGAAAGCAGATGCATACGCCACTTCCTTTATGGCGATGGAGTTAGACCTCGTTCTAAAATTGTTAAGAACGGAACAAGAGCTAGAGGCTTACATTATATTTGTTGATGAAAAGGGAGAGATTCAAGAGTATATGACTCCTGGTTTTGAAGCGTTGATAGCGAAGGATTAA
- a CDS encoding class I SAM-dependent methyltransferase — translation MSKIFKFILNAVPRPLLIRLSYLVRPLLGIWMRGNRYEDPIDGKKFKSFLPYGYENPRENILSPFTLSLERHRLLWLYLKNETNFFTEKLKALHFAPEQAFYKRFRKLKNLEYITTDLLSPLADVKADICNLPFEDNSFDVIFCNHVLEHIPDDTKAMQELYRVLKKGGWAILQIPQDLERKTTFEDDSITDKKERAKIFGQYDHVRIYGWDYFDKLRSIGFIVDEVDYTATLSPEDIDRYRLAKGEIIPFVKKPL, via the coding sequence GTGTCTAAAATTTTTAAGTTTATTCTGAATGCCGTTCCTAGGCCTTTACTCATTAGATTAAGCTATCTAGTGCGCCCTTTATTGGGCATATGGATGCGTGGAAATCGCTATGAAGACCCTATTGATGGAAAGAAATTTAAGAGCTTTCTTCCGTACGGGTATGAAAACCCTCGGGAAAATATCCTCTCACCTTTTACACTTTCATTAGAGAGACATCGTTTGCTATGGCTTTATTTAAAGAATGAGACCAATTTCTTTACCGAGAAGTTAAAAGCGCTCCACTTTGCGCCAGAGCAGGCTTTTTACAAAAGATTTAGAAAACTAAAGAATCTAGAGTATATAACTACCGACCTTTTATCTCCATTGGCAGATGTAAAGGCTGATATTTGCAATTTGCCTTTTGAGGATAATTCTTTTGATGTTATTTTCTGCAACCATGTTCTTGAACATATTCCGGATGACACTAAAGCGATGCAAGAATTATATCGAGTACTTAAAAAAGGTGGATGGGCCATATTACAGATTCCGCAAGACCTAGAACGTAAAACTACTTTTGAAGACGATTCTATCACCGATAAAAAAGAACGTGCTAAAATATTCGGGCAATATGACCACGTTCGCATTTACGGTTGGGACTATTTTGATAAATTGAGAAGCATCGGTTTTATAGTAGATGAAGTAGATTATACGGCCACATTATCTCCTGAAGATATAGACAGATATAGACTTGCTAAAGGAGAAATCATTCCCTTTGTAAAAAAACCACTTTAA
- the map gene encoding type I methionyl aminopeptidase — protein sequence MIKLKTPEEIELMRESALVVSKTLGMLASEIKPGVTALYLDKLAEDFIREQGAEPGFLGMYDFPNTLNMSPNAQVVHGIPNAEPLKEGDIISVDCGALKNGYYGDHAYTFPVGEVAPETAKLLKVTKESLYLGIEQFKTGNRVGDVAFAVQNYCENHGYGVVRELVGHGLGKSLHEGPEMPNYGKRGRGKQFKEGLVVAIEPMINMGTRRIKQLKDGWTILTADGQPSAHFEHNVAIVNGKPELLSTYQYIYKALGIESDEEDNFRQTKLAL from the coding sequence ATGATTAAATTAAAAACACCCGAAGAAATAGAACTAATGCGCGAAAGCGCCTTGGTGGTATCAAAAACTTTGGGCATGCTGGCATCGGAAATAAAACCAGGTGTCACCGCCCTATATCTTGATAAATTAGCTGAAGATTTTATTAGGGAACAGGGCGCTGAACCAGGTTTCTTAGGAATGTACGACTTTCCCAATACTTTGAACATGAGCCCTAACGCTCAAGTAGTTCACGGTATTCCAAACGCAGAACCACTGAAAGAAGGTGATATTATTTCGGTAGATTGTGGTGCCTTAAAGAATGGTTATTACGGTGACCACGCCTATACTTTCCCTGTTGGGGAAGTTGCACCTGAGACTGCAAAACTTCTAAAGGTTACCAAAGAATCTTTATACTTAGGAATTGAGCAGTTCAAAACGGGAAACCGTGTTGGTGATGTTGCTTTTGCCGTTCAAAATTACTGTGAGAACCATGGGTACGGTGTTGTGCGCGAGTTAGTAGGACATGGGCTAGGAAAATCATTGCATGAAGGTCCAGAAATGCCCAACTACGGTAAACGTGGTCGTGGTAAACAATTTAAAGAAGGACTTGTAGTTGCCATTGAACCTATGATTAACATGGGCACTAGGCGCATAAAACAGCTTAAAGATGGCTGGACTATATTGACAGCAGATGGACAACCAAGTGCGCACTTTGAGCACAACGTGGCCATTGTAAACGGTAAACCTGAATTGCTATCTACATATCAGTACATTTACAAAGCCTTGGGCATTGAAAGTGATGAAGAAGACAATTTTCGTCAGACGAAATTGGCTCTTTAA
- the gpmI gene encoding 2,3-bisphosphoglycerate-independent phosphoglycerate mutase, with protein MNKKVILMILDGWGKSPDPKVSAIDNANTPFVDSLYTNYPNSNLLTDGMNVGLPEGQMGNSEVGHMNLGAGRIVYQDLAKINLAVKENTLKDEKALRKAFTYAKENNKPVHFLGLVSNGGVHSHINHIKGLIEAGNDSGVQNMYVHAFTDGRDVDPKSGKGFLTDLSDFASDKNTQLASVIGRYFAMDRDKRWERVKKAYDVMVNAEGEKTTDIGAKMQANYDNGVTDEFIEPIVMTDDSGNPVAKISEDDVVIFFNFRTDRGRELTEVLSQTDMHEQNMHKLKLYYVTLTNYDASYNGVHVVYDKANIEDTLGEVLERAHKKQIRIAETEKYPHVTFFFNGGREEPFDGEQRLLCPSPKVATYDLQPEMSAYEIRDAIIPELQKGEVDFVCLNFANPDMVGHTGVMEAAIKACEVVDECAKAVVTAGLDNGYTSIVIADHGNCDTMVNPDGSPNTAHTTNPVPLILVDKDIKAIKDGVLGDIAPTILKLLGVPQPELMTREALV; from the coding sequence ATGAACAAAAAAGTAATACTTATGATTCTTGATGGTTGGGGCAAGTCTCCCGATCCAAAGGTCTCCGCAATAGATAATGCCAACACGCCATTTGTTGACTCTCTTTATACAAATTACCCTAACTCAAACCTTCTTACGGACGGTATGAATGTTGGCCTTCCCGAAGGTCAAATGGGCAATAGTGAAGTAGGCCATATGAACTTAGGTGCCGGCCGTATCGTGTACCAAGATTTAGCTAAAATTAATTTAGCGGTAAAAGAAAATACGCTTAAAGATGAAAAGGCTCTGCGCAAGGCTTTCACATATGCTAAAGAAAACAACAAACCTGTGCATTTTTTAGGCTTGGTGAGTAATGGTGGGGTTCATAGCCACATCAACCACATTAAAGGTCTTATTGAAGCTGGAAATGATTCTGGTGTACAGAATATGTATGTTCATGCTTTTACAGATGGTAGAGATGTTGACCCAAAAAGTGGAAAAGGCTTCTTAACCGATCTTAGTGATTTTGCTTCTGATAAAAACACCCAATTAGCTTCTGTAATAGGTAGATATTTTGCCATGGACCGTGACAAGCGTTGGGAACGAGTGAAAAAAGCGTACGATGTAATGGTAAATGCCGAAGGCGAAAAAACTACCGACATCGGTGCTAAAATGCAAGCGAATTATGACAATGGCGTTACCGATGAATTTATTGAACCTATCGTAATGACAGATGACAGCGGAAATCCTGTTGCTAAAATCTCCGAAGACGATGTTGTTATTTTCTTCAACTTCAGAACGGACCGTGGCCGTGAACTTACCGAAGTATTGAGTCAAACCGATATGCATGAACAAAACATGCACAAACTAAAACTTTACTACGTAACGCTTACCAACTATGATGCCTCTTACAATGGTGTTCATGTGGTTTATGACAAAGCAAACATAGAGGACACGCTTGGTGAAGTCTTAGAAAGAGCCCATAAAAAGCAGATTCGTATTGCGGAAACTGAAAAATATCCTCACGTAACTTTTTTCTTTAATGGCGGTCGTGAAGAGCCTTTTGATGGAGAACAACGTCTTTTGTGCCCTTCTCCAAAAGTGGCTACTTACGATTTACAACCAGAAATGAGTGCTTATGAAATTAGAGATGCCATTATTCCCGAGTTACAAAAAGGAGAGGTAGATTTTGTTTGTTTAAACTTCGCCAACCCGGACATGGTGGGTCATACCGGCGTTATGGAAGCGGCAATTAAAGCCTGTGAAGTAGTTGACGAGTGTGCAAAAGCTGTAGTAACCGCTGGACTAGATAACGGGTATACTTCCATTGTAATTGCCGATCACGGTAACTGTGACACTATGGTTAATCCTGATGGTAGTCCAAATACAGCTCATACAACTAACCCTGTTCCATTAATTTTAGTGGACAAGGACATTAAAGCAATTAAAGATGGTGTTTTAGGTGATATAGCCCCAACTATTTTAAAATTATTGGGCGTACCACAACCAGAATTAATGACAAGAGAAGCTCTTGTATAA
- a CDS encoding ankyrin repeat domain-containing protein: protein MRKTFLTFAMACLVGTSAVMANDATTTTDAPTFEMLDTVEVTSFCKAIMQGDFDTVKKLIELGEDVNKKSLGMTPAIFAARYNKAEILELLIDNGANLKIKSDKGYTIKKYAELSNASDALRVIETAMGS from the coding sequence ATGAGAAAAACGTTTTTAACCTTCGCAATGGCCTGTTTGGTCGGAACTTCAGCCGTAATGGCCAATGACGCAACTACAACTACGGATGCTCCAACATTTGAAATGTTAGATACCGTAGAGGTAACTTCTTTTTGTAAAGCAATAATGCAAGGAGATTTTGATACTGTAAAGAAACTAATAGAGCTTGGCGAAGACGTCAACAAAAAATCTTTAGGTATGACACCGGCTATTTTTGCTGCCAGATATAATAAAGCAGAGATTCTAGAACTATTGATAGATAACGGTGCAAACCTAAAAATAAAAAGTGATAAAGGGTATACTATTAAAAAATATGCAGAACTATCCAATGCTTCTGATGCCCTTAGGGTTATAGAAACAGCGATGGGAAGCTAA
- a CDS encoding DUF6747 family protein — METLSHFKNLYTEAFENCKPTVVVLLLKAYSVFCGLMLFIAIYAFVDRAINGFDF; from the coding sequence ATGGAGACACTATCGCATTTTAAAAATTTATACACCGAAGCATTCGAGAACTGCAAGCCCACAGTAGTAGTACTACTTCTAAAGGCCTATTCGGTATTTTGTGGATTAATGTTGTTTATAGCTATTTACGCGTTTGTAGACAGAGCCATAAACGGATTTGATTTTTAG